The following are encoded together in the Salvia hispanica cultivar TCC Black 2014 chromosome 6, UniMelb_Shisp_WGS_1.0, whole genome shotgun sequence genome:
- the LOC125192208 gene encoding plant intracellular Ras-group-related LRR protein 6, which yields MEFRRDRKSAMDRAAMDRVLKAARSSGSLNLSNRSLKEVPDEVYKILDAVGGDEKWWETVELQKLILAHNDIELLKEDLRNLTSLVVLNLSHNKLTQLPAAIGELQMLKTLDVTSNLLVEIPEEIGSVASLVKFDCSNNRLSSLPSSFGHCTYLSELKASNNIISSLPDELANCSKLTKLDVEGNKLVSLSHKLIASCPMLMELNASKNILTGLPESIGCLARVIRLDLHQNRISSIPSSIKGCASLVELYLGNNALSSLPVEIGSLTQLGTFDLQSNLLKEYPVEACSLHLSVLDLSNNSLSGLPSEIGLMTTLRKLLLAGNPLRTLRSSLVNGPTTALLKYLRSRLPKDEESASTSAAKHDPFAMAAQSSLISKELSLAGLSLSAVPSEILKSRDITKVNLTGNSIEELPLELGSCVSIEALILTKNKIKEWPTTVLSSLPRLLCLKLDGNPLKKIPSDGFQAVSKIRILDLSGAAGALPEDPTFSSLPELEELYLRRMQILAFPLEIMTLQKLHILDLSQNSLQSIPESIKDLSSLIELNLSDNNISSLPPNLGLLEPSLQVLKVDGNPLRSIRRPILDRGTKAILNYLKDRIVPQ from the exons ATGGAGTTCCGAAGAGATCGCAAATCCGCCATGGATCGAGCCGCCATGGACCGAGTTCTCAAAGCTGCCCGCTCTTCCGGTTCCCTCAACCTCTCAAACCGCTCTCTCAA AGAAGTACCGGATGAGGtttacaaaattttggatGCGGTCGGTGGAGATGAGAAGTGGTGGGAG ACTGTGGAGCTTCAGAAGCTTATTCTAGCTCATAATGATATTGAATTGCTCAAGGAAGATTTGAGAAATTTGACTTCGTTAGTGGTGCTAAATCTAAGTCATAACAAGCTTACGCAACTCCCTGCAGCTATTGGAGA GCTTCAGATGCTTAAGACATTAGATGTGACGTCTAATTTGCTAGTGGAAATACCCGAGGAAATTGGATCAGTTGCTTCGCTGGTGAA GTTTGATTGTTCGAATAACCGACTTAGCTCTCTTCCCAGTTCCTTTGGGCATTGTACATATTTGTCAGAATTGAAG GCATCAAACAATATCATTTCCAGCTTGCCGGATGAGCTAGCAAATTGTTCAAAATTAACGAAGTTGGATGTAGAG GGCAATAAGCTAGTATCGCTGTCACATAAATTGATTGCATCATGCCCTATGCTTATGGAACTTAATGCAT ctaaaaatatactcactGGCCTGCCGGAGAGTATTGGATGCCTTGCACGTGTAATTAGGCTGGACCTTCACCAAAATA GAATTTCCTCGATCCCATCATCGATTAAGGGATGCGCATCCCTTGTAGAGTTATATTTGGG GAACAATGCACTGTCTTCATTGCCTGTGGAAATCGGATCATTGACTCAGCTGGGGACATTTGATCTGCAGTCAAACCTG TTGAAAGAATATCCTGTGGAGGCTTGCAGTTTGCACCTCTCTGTTCTTGACCTGTCAAATAATTCACTTTCTGGTTTGCCTTCTGAGATTG GCTTGATGACAACACTGCGGAAACTTTTACTTGCTGGTAATCCACTGCGAACACTTCGGAG CTCATTGGTAAATGGACCTACGACCGCTCTGTTGAAGTATCTTCGAAGTAGGCTACCAAAAGATGAAG AGTCTGCATCAACTTCAGCTGCGAAACATGATCCTTTTGCTATGGCTGCTCAGTCATCTCTAATTTCAAAG GAACTCTCATTAGCTGGGCTAAGTTTGAGTGCTGTGCCATCAGAAATATTGAAGTCAAGAGATATTACGAAAGTCAATCTCACAGGGAATTCAATAGAAGAGTTACCCTTGGAGCTTGGATCTTGTGTCTCCATTGAG GCTCTGATTCTGACTAAGAACAAGATCAAAGAGTGGCCTACCACTGTGTTGTCTTCTCTTCCTAGACTTTTGTGCTTGAAACTGGATGGTAATCCActaaaaaag ATCCCCTCAGATGGCTTTCAAGCAGTATCCAAAATCCGGATTCTGGATCTAAGTGGTGCTGCTGGTGCACTTCCAGAAGACCCAACATTTTCTAGCTTACCGGAGCTGGAGGAGCTTTACCTGAG GCGGATGCAGATACTAGCTTTTCCTTTGGAAATAATGACTTTACAGAAGTTGCATATACTGGACTTGAGCCAGAATTCCCTTCAATCAATTCCAGAG AGCATCAAGGATCTTTCTTCTCTTATAGAGCTTAACCTATCAGACAACAATATTTCTTCTCTTCCACCAAATTTG GGTTTGCTTGAACCCAGTCTGCAGGTCTTAAAAGTTGATGGAAACCCATTGAGAAG TATCCGAAGGCCAATTTTGGACCGAGGAACAAAAGCAATCCTGAACTATTTGAAGGATAGAATTGTCCCGCAGTAA
- the LOC125197238 gene encoding CBS domain-containing protein CBSX5-like encodes MAISLSAYQVADLCLGKPPLRSLPSSATIATALAALKSSPDTFLSVWTCDHNSPKFNCLCVAKICIADIICYLCKKENASSLNQPLSLLLSHSTTRVTHIDPSASLLEAIDLMIQGAQNLVVPIRSSISSSRRKRSSATAGHEFCWLTQEDVVRFLLSSIGLFSPIATLPIETLGVISPNFLSVEYNRAAASAIGAISRSLAEQTSVAVVDEEGGLIGEISPPALSCCDETAAAAVLTLSAGDLMAYVDCGGPTEEMVRVVEEKLKERKLKGMVKEIMASANCNPRMAMGRRAEAVVCHRGSSLVAVMIQAITCRVNYVWVMEDDCSVGGIVTFANILHVFREHFDSLI; translated from the exons ATGGCTATCAGTTTGTCCGCTTACCAGGTGGCTGATCTCTGCCTCGGCAAGCCCCCTCTCCGCTCCCTCCCCTCCTCCGCCACCATCGCCACCGCCCTCGCCGCCCTCAAATCCTCCCCCGACACCTTCCTCAGCGTCTGGACCTGCGACCACAACTCCCCCAAATTCAACTGCCTTTGCGTCGCCAAAATTTGCATTGCCGATATCATTTGCTACCTCTGCAAAAAGGAGAACGCCTCCTCTCTCAACCaacctctctctcttctcctctCTCACTCCACTACCCGCGTCACACACATCGATCCCTCAGCAAG CTTACTGGAAGCGATTGATTTGATGATCCAAGGAGCTCAGAATCTGGTGGTGCCGATACGGAGCAGCATTTCGAGTTCGAGGAGGAAGAGATCATCAGCAACCGCCGGCCACGAATTCTGCTGGTTGACGCAGGAGGACGTGGTGAGGTTCCTCCTCAGCTCAATCGGCCTCTTCTCCCCCATCGCCACGCTGCCAATCGAAACCCTAGGTGTAATCTCCCCCAATTTCCTCTCCGTCGAGTACAATCGCGCCGCCGCCTCCGCAATCGGAGCGATTTCGCGGTCATTAGCGGAGCAGACGTCGGTGGCGGTGGTGGACGAGGAGGGGGGACTGATCGGAGAGATCTCCCCCCCGGCGCTGTCGTGCTGCGACGAGACGGCAGCGGCGGCCGTTCTGACGCTCTCGGCGGGGGATCTGATGGCGTACGTGGACTGCGGCGGGCCGACGGAGGAGATGGTGAGGGTTGTGGAGGAGAAATTGAAGGAGAGGAAGCTGAAAGGGATGGTGAAGGAGATCATGGCCTCGGCCAATTGCAATCCGCGGATGGCGATGGGGAGGCGGGCGGAGGCCGTGGTGTGCCACCGCGGAAGCTCGCTGGTGGCGGTGATGATTCAGGCGATCACGTGCCGAGTAAACTATGTGTGGGTGATGGAAGACGATTGCAGCGTCGGAGGGATCGTCACCTTTGCTAACATTCTTCATGTTTTTAGGGAACATTTCGAttcccttatttga
- the LOC125191676 gene encoding MLO-like protein 11, translating into MSESEASENEKDLRSLALTPTWSVASVLTIFVAVSLLVERSIHRLGIWLKKTDRKPLLAAVEKMKEELMLLGFISLLLTATSSIISNICIPSKFYDSAFAPCTRKEVDEDTEDNHLQERGLLMTFFGHRSHRRVLMGLNQNTCSENYEPFVSYEGLEQLHRFIFVMAITHISYSCLTMLLAIVKIHSWRAWEDEAHLDRHNSLSEKTRAMTMQRQSTFVRVHTSTPMQRNNFLVWVTCFFRQFGRSVVRADYLTLRQGFITNHNLTSTYDFHSYMIRSMEEEFQRIVGVSAPLWGFVVAFMLFNVKGSNLYFWIALIPVTLVLLVGTKLQHIIATLALESAGITGSFNGPKFRPRDELFWFKKPELLLSLIHFILFQNAFELASFFWFWWQFGYNSCFIRNHLLVYLRLFVGFAGQFLCSYSTLPLYALVTQMGTNYKAAMIPHNIRETIHGWGKAARRRRKMGVFTDDSTIHTDTSTVMSVEEDDDHQLIDSPRFAPKSAAEIELQQTTVAISDDQSPPSANEASTRVGTPLLRPSASVSSSVSYRILQETAPRSSSMPR; encoded by the exons ATGTCTGAATCCGAAGCCTCAGAAAATGAGAAGGATCTGAGGTCTTTGGCTCTCACTCCAACATGGTCCGTGGCTTCTGTTTTGACCATATTTGTTGCCGTTTCACTTCTCGTGGAGCGATCCATTCACCGCTTGGGAATT TGGTTGAAGAAGACTGATCGGAAGCCTTTGCTTGCTGctgttgagaaaatgaaggaaG AGTTGATGCTTCTCGGGTTCATATCCCTTCTCCTCACAGCAACATCAAGCATTATATCAAACATTTGCATCCCTTCCAAGTTCTATGATAGTGCGTTTGCCCCGTGCACTAGGAAAGAAGTCGATGAGGATACAGAAGATAATCATTTACAGGAGCGTGGACTTTTGATGACCTTCTTTGGTCATCGCTCACACAGGAGAGTATTGATGGGTCTAAATCAGAATACTTGCTCAGAG AACTATGAACCTTTTGTATCATATGAAGGACTTGAGCAGCTCCATAGGTTCATTTTTGTTATGGCTATCACGCATATATCTTACAGCTGCTTAACGATGTTGTTAGCAATTGTGAAG ATTCACAGTTGGAGGGCGTGGGAGGATGAGGCTCACTTGGACAGGCACAATTCATTAAGTG AAAAAACCAGAGCAATGACAATGCAAAGACAATCAACTTTTGTGAGAGTCCATACATCAACTCCTATGCAGAGGAACAACTTTCTCGTTTGGGTG ACATGCTTCTTCCGCCAGTTTGGGCGTTCAGTTGTTCGTGCTGATTACCTCACCCTTCGACAAGGATTTATTACG AACCACAACCTCACATCAACATATGATTTCCACAGCTATATGATTCGTTCTATGGAAGAAGAATTTCAAAGGATAGTTGGTGTCAG TGCTCCACTCTGGGGATTTGTTGTAGCTTTTATGCTGTTCAATGTAAAAG GATCCAATCTATACTTCTGGATTGCACTTATTCCTGTCACT CTTGTTCTACTTGTTGGCACAAAACTGCAACACATCATAGCAACCTTGGCGTTAGAGAGTGCGGGTATAACAGGGAGCTTTAACGGACCTAAGTTTAGACCCCGAGATGAACTGTTTTGGTTCAAGAAGCCAGAACTTTTGCTGTCCTTGATTCATTTTATCCTATTCCAG AACGCATTTGAGCTCGCTTCATTCTTCTGGTTCTGG TGGCAGTTTGGCTACAATTCTTGCTTCATAAGGAACCACTTACTTGTCTATTTACGACTATTTGTTGG ATTTGCAGGGCAATTCTTGTGCAGCTACAGCACCCTGCCACTCTATGCATTAGTAACTCAG ATGGGAACAAATTACAAGGCTGCCATGATCCCACACAACATACGAGAGACGATACACGGATGGGGAAAGGCAGCTCGGAGGAGGAGAAAAATGGGTGTCTTCACAGACGATTCAACCATTCACACAGATACTAGCACAGTCATGTCAGTCGAGGAAGATGACGACCATCAGTTGATAGATAGTCCCCGATTCGCCCCTAAGTCAGCTGCAGAAATCGAGCTGCAACAAACCACAGTTGCCATCAGCGATGATCAATCCCCACCATCTGCTAATGAGGCTTCAACTCGCGTTGGTACTCCTCTCCTTCGCCCCTCTGCTTCTGTTTCTTCCTCGGTTTCTTACAGAATTCTGCAAGAAACGGCACCAAGATCTTCCTCCATGCCGCGCTAG